The genomic region AAAGGTGAACTGGCAAGCGAGATGGCGGTGCTTGTTCTGATAGACGGCGCCGCACACGGTGTCCGGGTATTTGCCGGAGAACACGCGGTTCATCACCACCTGCGCAACCGCCATCTGACCGCGCACGGCCTCGCCGCGGGACTCGAAATAGACGGCCTCCGCGAGGCATTTTTCGGACTTCGCGCGCGACTTGTCGTCGAGCGCGAGCCGTTCCGCCGGCGATCTGGCGCGCTGATTGTCGACGTTGACCTCACCCTTCGGCGCGACGCTCTCGCCGCTTTCGATATCCTTCGCAATATCCTCCGACGGCGGCGATAGCGACGCCGTCACCTTCATGTCGGGGTCGGGCATCACGATCAGCGGCTCCGCACCGGGTTGCCAGCTCTCGATGCTCTCGACGTTGCCTCCGAGCGAGGAACTGCCGAAGAACAGGCTCGAGGTCTTGACCCGGAACGGATCGCGCGGCGGTGCAGCCGGAATGGTGGCCTGCTTCAGCGCTTCGAGCGGCTGGAGCGCGAGCGAGCGCGCAGCGTCGCTGGCTTGTGGCGCATTGGTGTATTGCGGCAGCGGCGGCGCACGCAGCGCCTCCGCGAGTTCGGGATCCAGCGCGGCCGCGGATTCCGGCGACATCGCCTGCGGCAGCGCGACGGTCTTGGCGCCGAACACCGAGCTGTTCGACGTCGCGGGATCCTCCTGCGTCGGCGCTGCCGTCGGCGCGCCCGCTTCGGGAGCCTGCGTCGGCGTGACCGTTGCGAGGCGATCACCCTTCATCGAGCGATCGACCTTGGGAAAATCGGCGGCCTGGTAGCGGGGCGGCGCCTGCAGCGCCGGATTGCGGCTGATCGCGCCGGTGACGTCGCGGCTGTCGAGGCTCGCGAGACGAACCATCGCGCTCTGCGGAGCCGAAGTGCCGATCGGCCGGGAAAAACTGTAAGTGGCCAGTTGTATGGAGGACGCAGCAGAGAATACCTGCTTCTGCCAACGCTCCGCGACCCCGGGTTGGCGCGCCAGCAGCGAGGCAATGTCCTGATAGCCGGTCTCTCTCGGCATCAATGCGAAGATGCAGAGACAGATGCCGAAGGACGCGAACCGCGCGCCCTTCGGATGGGTACGCAACAAAAACATCGATACGCTCACGCTACGCTTACGCTAGAAAAATCGAGCCGCAGTACATCCGTGCAATTCGATCTTTATCGTGAGTATCTAATTTAGGTTGCTGGGGCGTTAATCGGCGTTGCGCATGCGGCACACGCAAGCAATCGCAGGTGTTCTCACGGGGCGATGATGCGCCTTGGTAAATGCGCCCTCACGCGAAGGGGTAAACAACTGGTCAACGCGAATGGTGAAGGAACTCTTGCGCGCACGTGTCATTACGGGATGCGCGCGGTTCCATCGCCACTTCGACCATAGCCGCCATGCCCCGCGAAGGCGGGGCATAGTACGCCGCGGCTCCTTCCCTATCACGTCACCGCCTCTGGAATACTGGATCGCCCGCTTACGCGGGCGATGACACTGAATGTGTGGCAAGAACGTCGCCTCAAAAGAAAGAGGCGGGGTTTTGGCCCCGCCTCTTTCGCTCTCAACATTCAACTCGCCGCTTACCTTACGCTTGGCTCGCGATCGCCTTGCCGAGCGCGGCTTGCGCGGCGGCGAGGCGGGCGATCGGGACGCGGTAGGGCGAGCAGGAGACGTAGTCGAGGCCGATCGCGTGACAGAAGGCGACGGAGGCGGGATCGCCGCCGTGCTCGCCGCAGATGCCGACCTTGAGCGAGGGGCGCGTCTTGCGACCGCGTGCGACGCCGATCTTGACGAGCTCGCCGACGCCTTCCTGGTCGAGCGCGACAAAGGGATCGATCGGCAGGATGCCCTTGGACACGTAGGTGCCGAGGAAGCTTGCGGCATCGTCACGGCTGATGCCGTACGTCGTCTGCGTGAGGTCGTTGGTACCGAATGAGAAGAACTCGGCGCTCTCCGCGATCTCGGCCGCGAGCAGGCAGGCGCGCGGCAGCTCGATCATTGTGCCGACCTGATAGGTCAGCTTGGTGTTGGTGTCGCGCATCACCGCCTTCGCGGTGGAATCGATGCGCGCCTTGACGAGGTCGAGCTCCATCTTGGTGGCGATCAGCGGCACCATCACCTCGAGGCCGACGGCCTTGCCGGTGCGCTTCTCGGCCTCGACCGCCGCTTCGAAGATCGCACGTGCCTGCATCTCGGCGATCTCGGGATAGGCTATCGCGATACGGCAGCCGCGGAAGCCGAGCATCGGATTGAACTCCGACAGCTCCCGCGCGCGGTCGGCCAGGCGCCGCGGGTCGGTGTTCATGGCGCGCGCCACTTCCTCGACCTCGGCATGGGTGTGCGGCAGGAACTCGTGCAGCGGCGGATCAAGCAAGCGGATCGTGACGGGCAGGCCCTTCATGATCTCGAACAACTCGACGAAGTCGGCGCGCTGCATCGGCAGCAGTTTTGCCAGCGCAGCGCGGCGCGACTGCTCGTCCTCGGAGAGGATCATCTCGCGCACCGTGCGGATGCGCGTCTCCTCGAAGAACATGTGCTCGGTACGGCAGAGGCCGATGCCTTCCGCGCCGAACTTGATCGCAGTGTGCGCGTCCTCCGGCGTGTCGGCGTTGACGCGCACGCCGATCTTGCGGACCTGGTCGGCCCATTTCATCAGCGTGCCGAACTCGCCGGACAGCTCGGGCTCGATCATCGGCATGCGGCCGGCGAGCACCTGGCCGAGCGAGCCGTCGATGGTGATGACGTCGCCGGTCTTGAAGGTGCGTGAGCCGATGCTCATGGTGCCGCGGCCGTAATCGACGCGGATGGTGCCGCAGCCGGAGACGCAGGGCTTGCCCATGCCGCGCGCGACGACCGCAGCATGCGAGGTCATGCCGCCGCGGGTGGTCAAGATGCCTTCGGCGGCGTGCATGCCGTGGATGTCTTC from Bradyrhizobium lupini harbors:
- a CDS encoding cell wall hydrolase; protein product: MFLLRTHPKGARFASFGICLCIFALMPRETGYQDIASLLARQPGVAERWQKQVFSAASSIQLATYSFSRPIGTSAPQSAMVRLASLDSRDVTGAISRNPALQAPPRYQAADFPKVDRSMKGDRLATVTPTQAPEAGAPTAAPTQEDPATSNSSVFGAKTVALPQAMSPESAAALDPELAEALRAPPLPQYTNAPQASDAARSLALQPLEALKQATIPAAPPRDPFRVKTSSLFFGSSSLGGNVESIESWQPGAEPLIVMPDPDMKVTASLSPPSEDIAKDIESGESVAPKGEVNVDNQRARSPAERLALDDKSRAKSEKCLAEAVYFESRGEAVRGQMAVAQVVMNRVFSGKYPDTVCGAVYQNKHRHLACQFTFACDNNADVIREPEMWDRAKKISKAMLDGQIWLPEVGKSTHYHAYWVRPSWVAEMKKMYKTGVHTFYRPRAWGDGSEEPSWGTPAQTAALSAELTQQAKSSAEMGATERR